A window of the Tachysurus fulvidraco isolate hzauxx_2018 chromosome 6, HZAU_PFXX_2.0, whole genome shotgun sequence genome harbors these coding sequences:
- the nmi gene encoding N-myc-interactor isoform X2 yields the protein MSGEKELTNGELMAKDQDLSKAREELERWKKMVETAEREKDKLMLEKLDSDEAKKKAQQEVTNLMTAEDQLAGRFNDKLKDIQAKINTVTKANQDLQKKLQQYKEQLKNKQAETDTLQKRFKIKAEIPEKRMRFTHIEQEEDESDEKEAQDIKGVFTIIQRPSFVLKGCEALITFEEEKVADQILRLPKCTVACDKTKSEVKPGTITLEPSAKFEVHITVSKRTIEFSNAFAFCLPEERMRDRLELGFSKPSRGGGEVERMKYDEKTGAGRITFLNTGVAENLTLRGNFYIDTPEAMEVTVEPSYNYELKKFQTFCGVPKRTVLLRGIQDVSDEEDMQDHLEIHFQKPSNFGGEVECIKFISNGKNLRAFFSEDCAEAEAQ from the exons AAAATGGTGGAGACcgcagaaagagaaaaagacaagtTGATGCTGGAGAAACTTGATTCCGATGAGGCAAAGAAAAAAGCGCAGCAGGAGGTCACGAATTTGATGACTGCTGAAGATCAACTTGCAGGCAGATTCAACGATAAGTTAAAGGATATACAG GCAAAAATCAATACTGTGACAAAAGCCAATCAGGACCTGCAGAAAAAACTACAGCAATATAAGGAGCAGCTGAAAAATAAGCAGGCTGAAACAGACACCTTGCAGAAGAGATTTAAG atcaAAGCTGAGATCCCTGAGAAAAGAATGAGATTCACCCACATCGAACAGGAGGAAGATGAGAGTGATGAGAAAGAGGCTCAGGATATCAAGGGAGTCTTTACCATCATCCAGAGACCTTCCTTCGTGTTGAAAGGATGTGAAGCTCTCATCACCTTTGAGGAAGAGAAAG TGGCGGATCAGATCCTCAGGCTGCCGAAGTGCACTGTGGCCTGCGACAAAACCAAGAGTGAGGTGAAACCAGGCACCATCACTCTCGAGCCCTCTGCGAAATTCGAG GTGCATATTACGGTGTCCAAGAGGACCATTGAGTTCTCAAATGCTTTTGCGTTTTGTCTGCCTGAGGAACGTATGAGAGACCGCTTGGAGCTAGGCTTCTCCAAACCAAGCCGCGGAGGAGGCGAGGTGGAGAGAATGAAATACGACGAGAAGACCGGAGCAGGCCGCATTACCTTCCTCAATACTGGAG TTGCAGAGAATTTGACACTGAGGGGAAATTTCTACATCGATACCCCCGAGGCGATGGAAGTCACCGTGGAGCCGTCGTATAACTACGAGCTGAAAAAATTTCAG ACGTTCTGCGGGGTGCCGAAGCGCACCGTACTGCTCAGAGGCATTCAGGACGTAAGCGATGAAGAAGATATGCAGGACCATCTGGAGATCCATTTCCAGAAACCCAGCAACTTTGGCGGAGAGGTCGAGTGCATTAAATTCATCTCGAATGGAAAGAATCTCAGAGCTTTCTTCAGCGAGGACTGCGCTGAAGCCGAAGCCCAATAA
- the nmi gene encoding N-myc-interactor isoform X1 — protein MSGEKELTNGEQLMAKDQDLSKAREELERWKKMVETAEREKDKLMLEKLDSDEAKKKAQQEVTNLMTAEDQLAGRFNDKLKDIQAKINTVTKANQDLQKKLQQYKEQLKNKQAETDTLQKRFKIKAEIPEKRMRFTHIEQEEDESDEKEAQDIKGVFTIIQRPSFVLKGCEALITFEEEKVADQILRLPKCTVACDKTKSEVKPGTITLEPSAKFEVHITVSKRTIEFSNAFAFCLPEERMRDRLELGFSKPSRGGGEVERMKYDEKTGAGRITFLNTGVAENLTLRGNFYIDTPEAMEVTVEPSYNYELKKFQTFCGVPKRTVLLRGIQDVSDEEDMQDHLEIHFQKPSNFGGEVECIKFISNGKNLRAFFSEDCAEAEAQ, from the exons AAAATGGTGGAGACcgcagaaagagaaaaagacaagtTGATGCTGGAGAAACTTGATTCCGATGAGGCAAAGAAAAAAGCGCAGCAGGAGGTCACGAATTTGATGACTGCTGAAGATCAACTTGCAGGCAGATTCAACGATAAGTTAAAGGATATACAG GCAAAAATCAATACTGTGACAAAAGCCAATCAGGACCTGCAGAAAAAACTACAGCAATATAAGGAGCAGCTGAAAAATAAGCAGGCTGAAACAGACACCTTGCAGAAGAGATTTAAG atcaAAGCTGAGATCCCTGAGAAAAGAATGAGATTCACCCACATCGAACAGGAGGAAGATGAGAGTGATGAGAAAGAGGCTCAGGATATCAAGGGAGTCTTTACCATCATCCAGAGACCTTCCTTCGTGTTGAAAGGATGTGAAGCTCTCATCACCTTTGAGGAAGAGAAAG TGGCGGATCAGATCCTCAGGCTGCCGAAGTGCACTGTGGCCTGCGACAAAACCAAGAGTGAGGTGAAACCAGGCACCATCACTCTCGAGCCCTCTGCGAAATTCGAG GTGCATATTACGGTGTCCAAGAGGACCATTGAGTTCTCAAATGCTTTTGCGTTTTGTCTGCCTGAGGAACGTATGAGAGACCGCTTGGAGCTAGGCTTCTCCAAACCAAGCCGCGGAGGAGGCGAGGTGGAGAGAATGAAATACGACGAGAAGACCGGAGCAGGCCGCATTACCTTCCTCAATACTGGAG TTGCAGAGAATTTGACACTGAGGGGAAATTTCTACATCGATACCCCCGAGGCGATGGAAGTCACCGTGGAGCCGTCGTATAACTACGAGCTGAAAAAATTTCAG ACGTTCTGCGGGGTGCCGAAGCGCACCGTACTGCTCAGAGGCATTCAGGACGTAAGCGATGAAGAAGATATGCAGGACCATCTGGAGATCCATTTCCAGAAACCCAGCAACTTTGGCGGAGAGGTCGAGTGCATTAAATTCATCTCGAATGGAAAGAATCTCAGAGCTTTCTTCAGCGAGGACTGCGCTGAAGCCGAAGCCCAATAA
- the nmi gene encoding N-myc-interactor isoform X3, with translation MSGEKELTNGEQLMAKDQDLSKAREELERWKKMVETAEREKDKLMLEKLDSDEAKKKAQQEVTNLMTAEDQLAGRFNDKLKDIQAKINTVTKANQDLQKKLQQYKEQLKNKQAETDTLQKRFKIKAEIPEKRMRFTHIEQEEDESDEKEAQDIKGVFTIIQRPSFVLKGCEALITFEEEKVADQILRLPKCTVACDKTKSEVKPGTITLEPSAKFEVHITVSKRTIEFSNAFAFCLPEERMRDRLELGFSKPSRGGGEVERMKYDEKTGAGRITFLNTGAVPWAIPVVSSVHHHHRRDSNQRQGIREDNAGAEKKEVVTLGARCSIGSSSERSCLPKDSSVFRF, from the exons AAAATGGTGGAGACcgcagaaagagaaaaagacaagtTGATGCTGGAGAAACTTGATTCCGATGAGGCAAAGAAAAAAGCGCAGCAGGAGGTCACGAATTTGATGACTGCTGAAGATCAACTTGCAGGCAGATTCAACGATAAGTTAAAGGATATACAG GCAAAAATCAATACTGTGACAAAAGCCAATCAGGACCTGCAGAAAAAACTACAGCAATATAAGGAGCAGCTGAAAAATAAGCAGGCTGAAACAGACACCTTGCAGAAGAGATTTAAG atcaAAGCTGAGATCCCTGAGAAAAGAATGAGATTCACCCACATCGAACAGGAGGAAGATGAGAGTGATGAGAAAGAGGCTCAGGATATCAAGGGAGTCTTTACCATCATCCAGAGACCTTCCTTCGTGTTGAAAGGATGTGAAGCTCTCATCACCTTTGAGGAAGAGAAAG TGGCGGATCAGATCCTCAGGCTGCCGAAGTGCACTGTGGCCTGCGACAAAACCAAGAGTGAGGTGAAACCAGGCACCATCACTCTCGAGCCCTCTGCGAAATTCGAG GTGCATATTACGGTGTCCAAGAGGACCATTGAGTTCTCAAATGCTTTTGCGTTTTGTCTGCCTGAGGAACGTATGAGAGACCGCTTGGAGCTAGGCTTCTCCAAACCAAGCCGCGGAGGAGGCGAGGTGGAGAGAATGAAATACGACGAGAAGACCGGAGCAGGCCGCATTACCTTCCTCAATACTGGAG CAGTCCCATGGGCCATCCCCGTTGTCAGCAGTGTGCACCACCACCACCGACGAGACTCTAACCAGAGGCAGGGCATCAGGGAAGATAATGCaggtgcagaaaaaaaagaagtggtcACACTGGGAGCTCGGTGTAGCATTGGTAGCTCATCAGAAAGATCTTGTCTACCAAAGGACAGTTCAGTATTCAGATtctaa